A part of Luteolibacter flavescens genomic DNA contains:
- a CDS encoding MIP/aquaporin family protein: MRKALAEWLGTFFLVFAGTGAIVIDQASGGAIGHVGIALTFGLVVLVMIHTFGDVSGAHLNPAVTLGFAVAGRFPWRDVPNYLAAQLAGAFTASVLLRLMFPGPGTLGATLPAGSVAQSFILEIVLTAALMLVILSVSSGAKEKGITAGIAVGAMVGLEAMFAGPISGASMNPARSLAPALVSGHVQHLWLNPVATILGALLAVPLCRAVRSSDHPS, translated from the coding sequence ATGAGGAAGGCGCTCGCGGAATGGCTCGGCACCTTCTTCCTCGTCTTCGCGGGGACCGGGGCGATCGTGATCGACCAGGCGAGCGGCGGGGCGATCGGTCATGTCGGGATCGCGCTGACCTTCGGCCTCGTGGTGCTGGTGATGATCCACACCTTCGGCGATGTCAGCGGCGCGCACCTGAATCCGGCGGTCACGCTGGGCTTCGCGGTGGCCGGGCGATTTCCCTGGCGGGACGTGCCGAATTATCTGGCGGCGCAGTTGGCCGGGGCATTTACGGCGAGCGTCCTGCTGAGGCTGATGTTTCCGGGCCCGGGAACCCTCGGGGCCACGCTGCCAGCCGGGAGTGTCGCGCAGAGCTTCATCCTGGAGATCGTGCTCACCGCGGCGCTGATGCTGGTGATCCTCAGCGTCTCCAGCGGCGCGAAGGAAAAGGGGATCACCGCGGGAATCGCGGTGGGAGCCATGGTCGGGCTGGAGGCGATGTTCGCCGGGCCGATCAGCGGGGCGTCCATGAATCCCGCGCGTTCGCTCGCCCCCGCATTGGTGAGCGGCCACGTCCAGCACCTCTGGCTCAACCCCGTGGCTACGATCCTCGGTGCGCTGCTGGCAGTGCCGCTGTGCCGGGCCGTCCGGTCAAGCGACCATCCTTCATGA
- a CDS encoding DUF6428 family protein — protein MILSELKSLLRDHADRFFRLQLPDGAAVPVSFHVTEVGRVQKTFLDCGGTMRESVTCQLQVWVGEDFDHRIETGKMAAILDKAKAYLPDESVPVEIEYEDGLISQYPIEGHEVTGEAVILRLARKHTECLAPELCGLPSIKRLPSIGGGNPCCGPAGCC, from the coding sequence ATGATCCTCTCCGAGCTCAAGTCCCTGCTCCGCGACCACGCGGACCGCTTCTTCCGCCTGCAGCTTCCCGATGGCGCGGCGGTGCCGGTTTCATTCCACGTCACCGAGGTCGGGCGGGTGCAAAAGACCTTCCTCGACTGCGGCGGCACCATGCGGGAGTCCGTGACCTGCCAGCTCCAGGTGTGGGTCGGCGAGGACTTCGACCACCGCATCGAGACGGGCAAGATGGCGGCCATCCTCGACAAGGCGAAGGCGTATCTGCCCGACGAATCCGTGCCGGTGGAGATCGAATACGAAGACGGGTTGATTTCCCAATATCCCATCGAAGGCCACGAGGTCACCGGTGAGGCGGTCATCCTGCGGCTCGCGCGGAAACACACCGAATGCCTCGCGCCGGAATTGTGCGGGCTGCCATCGATCAAGCGCCTGCCGTCGATCGGCGGCGGGAATCCCTGCTGCGGCCCTGCCGGGTGCTGTTAG
- a CDS encoding ArsR/SmtB family transcription factor — protein MSDVVSFSRALADVTRWRIVRLVMDEALCVCELADILEMPQSSVSSHVQVIRKAGLLEDEKCEKWTYFRIAKSYRALIRTLVKTLGDDLHPDDAEKAARRLAVRENSCCPGPVKLATRR, from the coding sequence GTGAGCGATGTCGTTTCATTTTCCCGCGCGCTGGCCGATGTCACCCGCTGGCGCATCGTCCGCCTGGTGATGGATGAGGCGCTGTGCGTCTGCGAACTGGCGGACATTCTCGAAATGCCGCAGTCATCCGTTTCCAGCCACGTGCAGGTGATCCGGAAGGCAGGCCTGCTGGAGGATGAGAAGTGCGAGAAGTGGACCTACTTTCGCATCGCGAAAAGCTACCGCGCCCTGATCCGCACGCTGGTGAAAACGCTCGGCGACGACCTCCATCCGGATGATGCGGAGAAGGCCGCGCGCCGCCTCGCCGTCCGCGAGAATTCCTGCTGCCCCGGACCTGTCAAACTTGCCACACGCCGATGA